Genomic DNA from Candidatus Sulfurimonas marisnigri:
TATACAGAACTTTAGAGTTTACGGGTAGTACAATAGCGCACTTAACAATAGACGATAGATTTTCTATGTGCAATATGGCTATAGAAGCTGGTGCGAAGAGTGGAATTGTTGCATATGATGATGTCACTAAAGAGTTTTTGGCAGACAAAAATTTAGCACGTGAACCTAGAATTCACTACTCTGATGAAGATGCTAATTATGTGCAAATTTTAGAGATAGATGTAGGAAACCTTGAGCCTGTTATTGCCTATCCTTTCTTGCCGTCAAATGGGCACTCTATAACACAAGCAGTTAATGATAAGATTAAAATAGACCAGGCTTTTATCGGAAGCTGCACAAATGGTCGCCTAAGCGACTTAAAAACTGCTGCTGAAATTTTAAAAGGTAAAAAAGTTCACGAAGATGTTCGCCTTATTGTAACTCCAGGGACTCAAAAAATCCTAAAAGAAGCTTATAGACTTGGTTATATGGACATTATCATAGACGCTGGCGGTGTAGTTTCAAACCCTACATGTGGAGCTTGTCTTGGTGGGTACATGGGAATACTTGGAGACAATGAAGTTGCAGTTTCAACAACCAACCGTAACTTTATTGGACGAATGGGTTCACGCTCATCTAAAGTTTATTTAGCTAACTCTGCAGTTGCTGCAATATCAGCTATTACTGGTTATATTTCAGACCCTAGATAAATTTTAATTGTATATGTTAACATATACATATATGATTTATTTAAGACATATGCAGATATTATACTTAGTATAAAATTATCAAGGAACAACATGACAAAACTATTAATAATACCAGCTCTTATGCTTGGCTCAGCTGCAATAGCACAAGACTATCAGTATGAGATTACTCCACTTATTGGTTACAATATTGCCGAAGGCAACCTCGATTTAGAGAATCAAACTCTTATTGGGGCAGAAGTACAATACAATTCAGATTCAGTTCTAAAACCAGAACTTAGTGTTTTATATACTGATGCTGATTATGAAAATTCCAACATCAGCACCGATATATACCGTATAGCTATTAATGGTGTTCATGAATATGACTCTATTGGCTTCATGTCTCCTTTAACAAAAATAGGTGTTGGTTACGAGACTATAGATACTCGCTTATCAGACAATAGAGACAGCCTATTTTTTGACGCAGGTGTTGGTGCTAAAATTCCACTTAATGATGCTATCGCTTTAAAACTAGAAGCCGTATATATGTTAAAAAACAATAGCAACAGATGGGATAGCAACTTAGCTGTTTTAGCTGGTATAAACTTTGCATTTGGTCCAAAAGCTCAAGAAGTAACTCCTCAACCAGAGCCAATGGCTGAACCAGTTCCAGTCATTGATGGAGATGATGACAAAGATGGTGTTTTAAACTCTATTGACAAATGTCCAACCACTCCAGCCGGAAAACCTGTAAACTCTGATGGTTGTTTTATTGATGGAGATGACGACAAAGATGGCGTTTTAAACTCTGTTGACAAATGCCCAACTACTCCAGCTGGTAAACCAGTAAACTCTGATGGTTGTTTTATTGATGGAGATGACGACAAAGATGGCGTTTTAAACTCTGTTGACAAATGCCCAACTACTCCAGCTGGTAAACCAGTAAACTCTGATGGTTGTTTTGTTGATGGAGATGACGATAAAGATGGTGTTTTAAACTCTATTGACGAATGTCCTACAACTCCTGCTGGAAATGTTGTAACTGAAGATGGATGTACAAAAGAAATCAACTTGCATATACTTTTTAAAAATAACTCTTTTGAGGTTGATGAAGAATCTAAAAAAAGAGTAGAAAAGTTTGCTAACTTCTTAAAAGATCGTCCTAACTACACTACTCAAATCATTGGTCACACAAATAATATTGGTCGTGAATCAAATAACAAAAAATTATCGGAAAATAGAGCTAATTCCGTTAGAGACTTAATAATTGAATTTGGTATTGACAGCAATAGAGTTACTGCAATAGGCCGTGGTGAGAGTGACCCAGTTGCATCAAACAATACTCCAGAAGGTCTTGAGCAAAACAGAAGAATTGAAGCAACATTAAATAGAAATTAGATGACAAATATACCATGTGTCATCTTTGCAGGTGGTAAAAGCTCTAGAATGGGAGAAGATAAATCTCTTCTCCCATTTGGAGGCTTTGACACCATGACCCAATTTCAACTCTCCCGCTTAAGTAAAATATTTCAAACAGTTTATATTTCATGTAAAGACAAAAGTAAATTTAATTTTGATGCAAACTTTATAGAAGATGTTCAAAACGATAAGATTTTTGCACCAACTACTGGTTTTATTGCTGTATATGAAAAGCTACATGTAGAGAAGTTTTTTACTATAAGTGTCGATGCACCTTTTATAAGTGAAAAAGAGATTTTAAAAATAGTAGAAGCTGATACAATAACTTCAGATGCTACTATTGCAAAAACCTCATTTGGAATACAGCCAATGTGTGGTATTTACCATCGTTCTCTTGAATCTGAATTTATCGAGATGTTAAAAGATGATAATCATAAATTGGGCTTCTTATTAAAATCTTCAAATACAACTTATGTAGATTTTGAAGATGAAAAACCATTTTTAAATCTTAATCATCCTCATGAATACAAAGAAGCCCTATCACTTATTTAACTACACTTTGCTATAATAAAAAAGTAAAAACGATATGAATAATTACATAAAAAAGAGAATCTATGAATCTAACTCATCTAGATGAGAACCAAAGACCAAAGATGGTTGATGTATCTGATAAAAATCAAACAACTAGAGTAGCAGTAGCAAGCGGGATAATAGAGATGAGCCAAAACGCTTATGATGCAATAGTCACAGAGAAAACAAAAAAGGGTCCTGTTCTTCAAACTGCAGTTATAGCAGCAATAATGGGTGTTAAAAAAACTAGTGATTTAATTCCAATGTGCCATCCGTTAAACTTAAGTGGAATCAATTGCGATGTAGAGGAGTTAGCTGAATTGCCAGGATTTAAACTAACTGTCACAGCTAAGCTCACTGGGCAAACCGGTGTTGAGATGGAAGCGTTAACGGGGACAAGTATAGGGCTTTTAACGATTTATGACATGGTAAAAGCGATTGACAAAGGGATGGTAATTCGCCATGTACAGCTAGAAACAAAATCAGGAGGCAAAAGTGGAGATTATAAACGCTAGAGAAGAAAAACTGGACCTTACCTACCCTTGTTCTTGGTGCTATAAGCTTATAGCTGGTGAAAAAGAGGCTTTACAAAAGGCTATACATGATGTGATAGAATCTAGAGAGCACAAATTAACACACTCGAACAACTCTAAAAGCGGTAAGTATGTCAGCATGAATTTGGATATGCTAGTACATAATGAGGATGATAGAAATTTCATCTATGAAGCACTAAAACAACACCAGAATATAAAGATGGTACTTTAAAAAAGGATTTATTATGAACTTAGAAGAACTAGCAAACAGTTTTAAAAACCTCTATAACAAGAAGTTCAAAAGCTTGGATAAGAGAGTAGCTTCCGCTATAAACTCTGCTAAAGATGAGAAAGATATAGATATCAACAAGCTTAATCTTAATGAGATAAAAGTAGTTACGACAACTATACTCGATATTGAAACACAAAAGCTTCATAGTGAGCTTGAAGAACTTCTTGCAAAAAAAGAGCAAATAGAAAGAGGCTTAGAGAGAAAATCTCATGAACTTCAAGAAGCAAAATACAGTGTATTTAATGCTATAGAAACTCTTGTAGATAAAGAGGATGTTCAAACTTTAGCAAAACTTCACCAAGTAAAACTCCAAACTATTGATCTTTTCGATCTACTTAGTGAAACAGTTGAATCAGCAATTATCACTGCTTTAGAAAAATCAAAAGACAGTGAGGCAAATGAAACAATTAAAGAGCTTATAAAAGAGCTTACATACCAGACAATAAAAGAGGGAACACTCAATACTATAAGAGTTAGAAAAATCCTCTCAACCATACTCCACTCTGCTATTGATATAGCAGAGGCTACACCAAATATTTCAGAAGACATTCTAGAAGCAACACTTAGAGGGATGAGGGCAGGTCTTCTTCACTCTATTGATAGATTTAAAGAGAGATTGGCATTTATACCTTTAGAGGCTAAGCATATACTTATTGAAGATTATGACACGATAATGGAAGACTTGAATCAGACTGATACTCTGTTTTTACAAGTTGTTCAAACTCAAGCAAATGAGAGTAGTCCGAGTATTAGAAAGATACTTATAGAACTTAACCAAAAAATGCACTATGACCTTGAAGAGTTAGTTCATATATCAAAAGAGGCCGCGCAGGTAATGAAAGAAAGATTCTCTGTCTTGGCAAAAACAGCGGCAAGTAAGGCAGATACGGCACTTAATTCCGATACAGCAAAAGAGGCAAAAAGAATGGGAATTCAAGCTTGGGGTGTTGCAAAATCTGCACTTGGAAGTGCAATAAAATCCGCAAAAAGTGCAATGGAGCCAAAAGAGTAAAACTCTTTTAGTTTCTATTTATAATATTTAGTAACTCTCTCCATCTGTGAGCCCATATTTAATAGTAGCATGTCAGCTATCACTAAAGCTGCCATTGCTTCACAAACTACAGTTCCTCTAATCGCCACACATGGGTCATGTCTCCCTTTTAATGAAAAATCTACCTCTTCATTCTCAATTGTAACAGTGTGTTGTTCCTTAAAGATTGATGGCGTTGGCTTGAAGTATACGTTCAAAACTATATCTTCACCATTGCTTATTCCACCCAAAATACCGCCTGAATGATTACTTTCAAACCCATCTGCTCTTATTGCATCATTGTTCTTTGAGCCAAGAGTTGAAGCACTCAAAATTCCATCACCAATCTCAACAGCCTTAACAGCATTGATACCCATCATAGCATCTGCCAAAACACCATCAAGCTTGTAATAAAGTGGTTGTCCCAAGCCTTTTGGAGTACCTTTTATGAGAACTCTTGAAACTCCACCAACTGAATCATGGTCATTTTTTGCTTTTAAAACAGCATTCTTTTGATCTTGCTCTTTTGCTGTATCAAGTGCATAGATTAAGCTTGTTTTAGCTTTTTCATAATCAAAAATTTCTGATTTTATTCCGTCAATTTCGCTTATTCCACTCAACACTTCAATCTCTAACTCTGCAAGCACTAACTTTGCAATAGCTCCAGCTGCAACTCTTGCGGCTGTCTCTCTTGCAGAAGATCTTCCACCACCACGATAATCTCTTATTCCATATTTGTGAAAGTAGGTAAAATCAGCATGCCCTGGTCTGAAAACATCTTTAATATTAGTATAATCTTTTGATTTCTGATTTGTATTATAAATAATCATAGCAATTGGAGTGCCTGTGCTAACTCCTTCAAAAACACCACTCAGTATCTCTACTTTGTCATCCTCTTTCCTTGCTGTTTCAAACTCACTTTTTCCAGGCTTTCTTCTATCTAGTTCACTCTGAATAAACTTTTCATCTATCTTCAAACCTGCAGGAACTCCATCTAGTAGACAGCCTATTGCTATTCCATGAGACTCTCCAAATGTACTAAATTTAAATTTTATACCAAAACTATTCACTATTTTTCCTTTAACATCTCTACTGCCATTTTAGCAGCCTCTTGCTGAGCAATCTTTTTACTTTTCCCCATGGCTCTTGCATACTCTTTTTCTTCTATGATTACAGCTACTTCAAACTCTTTTTTGTGGTCAGGTCCGCGACTGGCTATAACCTGATAATCAGGTATTTGCCCAAATCTTGCCTGTGTCAACTCCTGAAGAGTAGTTTTAAAATCTTTAAAAAGTGAGTCCAATGATATATCTTTATGATTTTTTTCTATAATAGATATAGCAATTTTTTCAACTACTTTCAGCCCAGCTTCAAGATAAATTGCACCAATAATAGCTTCAAAAGCATTTGATAATAGAGATGCCTTTTCTCTTCCCCCATTATTCTCTTCAGCATTTGACAGGTAAATATACTCTCCAAGATTAATGGAGCGCGCAAGCATATCAAATCCGCTCTCATTCACCAAAGACGCTCTAATCTTTGAGAGTTTTCCTTCATCTGATTGTGGGAATTTATTAAACAAATACTCTCCAACAATCAAATCCAAAACTGCATCACCCAAAAACTCTAGTCGCTCATTATCGTAGGGCTGTTTATAACTTTTATGTGTCAGCGCTTCGATAATGAGCTTTTCTTTTTTAAACTTGTATCCTAAAGTTTTCTCTAGAATATCTATATTTTTATTCATATTAGTGACTCTTTCATTTTTTCTGCCTCATCTCGCGCAAGCTTATCACACCTTTCATTTTCCTCGTGCCCATCATGACCTCTCACCCATATTGCATTTACTTTATGAATCCTTGAAACTTCAATATATTCTCTCCATAAATCTGGATTTTTTACCTTTTTAAAATCTCTTTTAATCCAAGCTACCAACCACTCATTTATACCTTTTACAACATATGATGAATCAGAAACTAAATCAACTTCACATGGCTCTTTAAGGGCTCTTAAACCCTCTATTGCACCAAGGAGTTCCATTCTATTGTTTGTAGTATGAGCTTCTCCTCCAGATATCTCTTTCTCTTTACCTGCAAATCTGAGTATTACCCCATAGCCTCCAGGTCCTGGATTCCCTAAAGCACTTCCATCACTGAAAAGAGCTATTTTCTTCACTGAAATCCTTATAATAGTTTTTTGCTAAACTAAGTTCGACACGTGATGTCTCCAGTGTATGACAACTGCTGCAACGATTAAATGCAAATGGGTAAACCTGCTTGCAGTTATCACAAATATACTCGAAGCTAAGAGTAGCATTGACCTTTGAGTCAAGATTTATTAGTACATTAAACTCAAAAATAGAACTCTTTGAACTCTCTTTAATATACCCTTTTGCGCTGTAAAGCTCTTTTAAGTAACTATTTTGCATTATTATATCTAAGTTCAAATCTTTTTTATCAATACCCCATAAGATATCAACAAGCAATTCAGCTTTTGAGTAATCAAAATTTTCCCAAGCCAGCTTAGGGTTAACTCTGAATATATATTCAAATATAAGATAGGTAAGCTGATTGGACTTTTTATGTATTGTTAATAATTCTTGCACCTTATCCTCTGTTGAGAGTTCTGGATTATTTAAAATCATCAGAGAGTTTAAATAAGCGCTGTCGCCGCTAATATCTTTTTTTAACTCTTCAAGTGGTTCTAGGACTTCTAGCGCAGATTTATAATCTTGCATGTGCTCATACACCAAGAGTAAATAGTTTAGTGCCTGAGGTGTTCTCGGATTATTTTTCAGAATCTCCAAGAAAATTTGTCTTGCCCTTTCTAAGAACCCTGCTTTAAAATATGTCTGGCCAAGTAAGAACATAGTGTCTCTGTAGTTTGCCTTGTCACCCACTTTTAATAGTTCTCTATATATTTCTATACTCTTTTCAAAATTACCATTTTTTGTATAGGAGTGGGCAAGAAGTAGCCAAGATTTTTCAGACAACTCACCTCCAGTAATCAAAACTTTCAGCTCATTTTGAGAAGGAAGAGTGTTGAACTGTTTTAAAAATTTATCAAGATGTTTGTGGTCTTCTCTTTTTTTAAATCTTGCTAGCCAATATGAAACAAATGTTATGACAAAAATGAGAACGAAAAATATTATTATCCCAAAAAGAGGATCACGGAATTCTAAAAAAAATATATTCATTATTCGTAAACCACTATCCCGTAATCATTTTTTAGATTGTAAAATGTGCACTCTGCACTAAAGTCCAAATCTTTAATTTTTCCAAGCTGAACAATAGAGTTTTTACTAACTTTTATTCCAAACTCAGTAAAAAACTTTTTTATATTTACAAACTTCACGTCTTCTACAAATTTATATTCAAACTCTTTATTTAGTCTCATTTTGTCATATGAAAATATATGCTCATTCACATGTAATCTATCCGAAGCATACTTAATTGGTAAATAGCCAGACAAATCCGTTAGTATTTTCTCTACATGTTCATGTTTTGGGGGAAGAGTGTTTTTTTGTATAAAAAGGTACTTATTGTTTAATTTTAGACTAGCTGTATTTTTCCAATATTTATATGCTGGATTTGATATACCTAGTTTTGAAGAGACTTCTCTCCAAAGCCAAAAAGAGTTAAGCGTGTTTGGCAAGTGCGACATCTTTTTGACTCCTATAACAGATTTATTGCTCTATTATATAGTTTTTTTTTATATAGTT
This window encodes:
- a CDS encoding 3-isopropylmalate dehydratase large subunit — encoded protein: MAQTITEKIFSEHVGKEVFAGEIIRSNIDMVIGNDITTPISISAFNLSGAQKLANPDGFSLVLDHFIPAKDIASANQARISRDFAKKHNLKNFFDEKDMGIEHALLPEKGLVVPGDVIIGADSHTCTHGALGAFSTGMGSTDLAFAMITGGNWFKVPESIKVNLSGKPGLHTTGKDIILEIIRLIGVDGALYRTLEFTGSTIAHLTIDDRFSMCNMAIEAGAKSGIVAYDDVTKEFLADKNLAREPRIHYSDEDANYVQILEIDVGNLEPVIAYPFLPSNGHSITQAVNDKIKIDQAFIGSCTNGRLSDLKTAAEILKGKKVHEDVRLIVTPGTQKILKEAYRLGYMDIIIDAGGVVSNPTCGACLGGYMGILGDNEVAVSTTNRNFIGRMGSRSSKVYLANSAVAAISAITGYISDPR
- a CDS encoding OmpA family protein codes for the protein MTKLLIIPALMLGSAAIAQDYQYEITPLIGYNIAEGNLDLENQTLIGAEVQYNSDSVLKPELSVLYTDADYENSNISTDIYRIAINGVHEYDSIGFMSPLTKIGVGYETIDTRLSDNRDSLFFDAGVGAKIPLNDAIALKLEAVYMLKNNSNRWDSNLAVLAGINFAFGPKAQEVTPQPEPMAEPVPVIDGDDDKDGVLNSIDKCPTTPAGKPVNSDGCFIDGDDDKDGVLNSVDKCPTTPAGKPVNSDGCFIDGDDDKDGVLNSVDKCPTTPAGKPVNSDGCFVDGDDDKDGVLNSIDECPTTPAGNVVTEDGCTKEINLHILFKNNSFEVDEESKKRVEKFANFLKDRPNYTTQIIGHTNNIGRESNNKKLSENRANSVRDLIIEFGIDSNRVTAIGRGESDPVASNNTPEGLEQNRRIEATLNRN
- the mobA gene encoding molybdenum cofactor guanylyltransferase MobA, which codes for MTNIPCVIFAGGKSSRMGEDKSLLPFGGFDTMTQFQLSRLSKIFQTVYISCKDKSKFNFDANFIEDVQNDKIFAPTTGFIAVYEKLHVEKFFTISVDAPFISEKEILKIVEADTITSDATIAKTSFGIQPMCGIYHRSLESEFIEMLKDDNHKLGFLLKSSNTTYVDFEDEKPFLNLNHPHEYKEALSLI
- the moaC gene encoding cyclic pyranopterin monophosphate synthase MoaC — encoded protein: MNLTHLDENQRPKMVDVSDKNQTTRVAVASGIIEMSQNAYDAIVTEKTKKGPVLQTAVIAAIMGVKKTSDLIPMCHPLNLSGINCDVEELAELPGFKLTVTAKLTGQTGVEMEALTGTSIGLLTIYDMVKAIDKGMVIRHVQLETKSGGKSGDYKR
- a CDS encoding HP0495 family protein, whose translation is MEIINAREEKLDLTYPCSWCYKLIAGEKEALQKAIHDVIESREHKLTHSNNSKSGKYVSMNLDMLVHNEDDRNFIYEALKQHQNIKMVL
- a CDS encoding DUF6781 family protein codes for the protein MNLEELANSFKNLYNKKFKSLDKRVASAINSAKDEKDIDINKLNLNEIKVVTTTILDIETQKLHSELEELLAKKEQIERGLERKSHELQEAKYSVFNAIETLVDKEDVQTLAKLHQVKLQTIDLFDLLSETVESAIITALEKSKDSEANETIKELIKELTYQTIKEGTLNTIRVRKILSTILHSAIDIAEATPNISEDILEATLRGMRAGLLHSIDRFKERLAFIPLEAKHILIEDYDTIMEDLNQTDTLFLQVVQTQANESSPSIRKILIELNQKMHYDLEELVHISKEAAQVMKERFSVLAKTAASKADTALNSDTAKEAKRMGIQAWGVAKSALGSAIKSAKSAMEPKE
- the aroC gene encoding chorismate synthase; translated protein: MNSFGIKFKFSTFGESHGIAIGCLLDGVPAGLKIDEKFIQSELDRRKPGKSEFETARKEDDKVEILSGVFEGVSTGTPIAMIIYNTNQKSKDYTNIKDVFRPGHADFTYFHKYGIRDYRGGGRSSARETAARVAAGAIAKLVLAELEIEVLSGISEIDGIKSEIFDYEKAKTSLIYALDTAKEQDQKNAVLKAKNDHDSVGGVSRVLIKGTPKGLGQPLYYKLDGVLADAMMGINAVKAVEIGDGILSASTLGSKNNDAIRADGFESNHSGGILGGISNGEDIVLNVYFKPTPSIFKEQHTVTIENEEVDFSLKGRHDPCVAIRGTVVCEAMAALVIADMLLLNMGSQMERVTKYYK
- the rnc gene encoding ribonuclease III; translated protein: MNKNIDILEKTLGYKFKKEKLIIEALTHKSYKQPYDNERLEFLGDAVLDLIVGEYLFNKFPQSDEGKLSKIRASLVNESGFDMLARSINLGEYIYLSNAEENNGGREKASLLSNAFEAIIGAIYLEAGLKVVEKIAISIIEKNHKDISLDSLFKDFKTTLQELTQARFGQIPDYQVIASRGPDHKKEFEVAVIIEEKEYARAMGKSKKIAQQEAAKMAVEMLKEK
- the rnhA gene encoding ribonuclease HI → MKKIALFSDGSALGNPGPGGYGVILRFAGKEKEISGGEAHTTNNRMELLGAIEGLRALKEPCEVDLVSDSSYVVKGINEWLVAWIKRDFKKVKNPDLWREYIEVSRIHKVNAIWVRGHDGHEENERCDKLARDEAEKMKESLI
- a CDS encoding tetratricopeptide repeat protein — translated: MNIFFLEFRDPLFGIIIFFVLIFVITFVSYWLARFKKREDHKHLDKFLKQFNTLPSQNELKVLITGGELSEKSWLLLAHSYTKNGNFEKSIEIYRELLKVGDKANYRDTMFLLGQTYFKAGFLERARQIFLEILKNNPRTPQALNYLLLVYEHMQDYKSALEVLEPLEELKKDISGDSAYLNSLMILNNPELSTEDKVQELLTIHKKSNQLTYLIFEYIFRVNPKLAWENFDYSKAELLVDILWGIDKKDLNLDIIMQNSYLKELYSAKGYIKESSKSSIFEFNVLINLDSKVNATLSFEYICDNCKQVYPFAFNRCSSCHTLETSRVELSLAKNYYKDFSEENSSFQ